A DNA window from Daucus carota subsp. sativus chromosome 3, DH1 v3.0, whole genome shotgun sequence contains the following coding sequences:
- the LOC108214368 gene encoding glucose-6-phosphate 1-dehydrogenase 6, cytoplasmic encodes MASDTWTLEKRAPLRSDSVLKEVNVPEIGCLSIVVLGASGDLAKKKTFPALFNLYRQGFLQSQEVYIFGYARTKISDEELRDRIRGYLVPSKNTAEGHEEDLSNFLQLIKYVCGSYDTEEGYQSLDKEIAEHENLRNSKEGSSRRLFYLALPPSVYPPVCKMIRNCCMNKSDLGGWTRIVVEKPFGRDLESAEQLSNQIGELFEEPQIYRIDHYLGKELVQNLLVLRFANRFFMPLWNRDNIDNIQIVFREDFGTDGRGGYFDQYGIIRDIIQNHLLQVLCLVAMEKPVSLKPEHIRDEKVKVLQCVIPIKDEEVVLGQYEGYLEDPTVPDDSHTPTFATMVLRIHNERWEGVPFILKAGKALNSRKAEIRVQFKDVPGDIFKSNKQGRNEFVIRLQPSEAMYMKLTVKQPGLKMLAIQSEMDLSYGQRYQDITIPEAYERLILDTIRGDQQHFVRRDELKAAWEIFTPLLHRIDNGEFKSIPYKRGSRGPEEADELLKRAGYVQTHGYIWIPPTL; translated from the exons ATGGCATCTGATACATGGACTCTCGAAAAAAGAGCACCCCTCAGAAGTGATTCTGTACTGAAAGAAGTGAACGTGCCTGAAATTGGCTGTCTTTCAATTGTTGTTCTTGGTGCTTCTGGTGATCTTGCGAAGAAAAAGACATTTCCTGCACTGTTTAACCTTTATCGTCAG GGATTTTTGCAATCACAGGAAGTCTATATTTTTGGCTATGCAAGGACAAAAATATCGGATGAAGAGTTAAGAGATCGTATCCGTGG ATATCTTGTTCCCAGCAAGAATACTGCAGAGGGGCATGAAGAAGATTTGTCCAACTTTCTGCAACTG ATCAAATATGTTTGCGGCTCTTATGACACCGAGGAGGGTTATCAGTCACTGGATAAGGAAATAGCTGAGCATGAGAATTTAAGAAACAGCAAGGAAGGATCATCCCGTAGATTATTTTACCTTGCTCTTCCTCCATCAGTATATCCTCCCGTCTGTAAGATGATCAGAAACTGCTGCATGAATAAAT CTGATCTTGGTGGATGGACTCGAATTGTTGTTGAGAAGCCTTTTGGCAGGGATTTAGAATCGGCTGAACAACTCAGTAACCAGATAGGGGAATTGTTTGAAGAGCCACAGATTTACCGAATTGATCATTATCTGGGAAAGGAATTGGTGCAGAACTTG TTGGTACTTCGTTTTGCTAATCGCTTCTTCATGCCACTTTGGAATCGTGACAACATTGACAATATTCAG ATTGTATTCAGAGAGGATTTTGGAACTGATGGTCGTGGAGGGTATTTTGATCAATATGG AATTATCCGCGATATCATACAAAACCATCTCTTGCAG GTTCTTTGCCTTGTTGCTATGGAGAAGCCTGTCTCCCTTAAGCCTGAGCACATTCGAGATGAGAAAGTGAAG GTTCTTCAGTGTGTGATTCCTATTAAAGATGAAGAGGTTGTACTGGGACAGTATGAGGGCTATTTAGAAGACCCAACAGTTCCAGATGACTCTCATACTCCCACATTTGCAACTATGGTCTTGAGAATTCACAACGAGAGATGGGAAG GTGTGCCCTTCATACTTAAAGCTGGCAAAGCTTTGAACTCCCGGAAGGCAGAAATTCGAGTTCAGTTCAAGGATGTTCCtggtgatattttcaaaa GTAATAAGCAAGGAAGAAACGAATTTGTTATACGCCTACAACCTTCAGAGGCTATGTACATGAAGCTTACC GTCAAGCAGCCTGGACTCAAGATGTTAGCTATTCAGAGTGAGATGGACTTGTCCTACGGGCAGCGTTATCAAGACATTACAATCCCAGAGGCTTATGAACGTCTGATTCTCGACAC GATAAGGGGTGATCAACAACACTTTGTTCGAAGAGATGAACTAAAG gCAGCCTGGGAGATCTTTACTCCTCTTCTGCACAGAATAGACAATGGTGAGTTCAAATCAATTCCATACAAGCGAGGCAGCAGAGGGCCAGAGGAAGCCGACGAGTTACTTAAAAGGGCTGGCTATGTTCAAACACATGGATACATCTGGATCCCTCCCACCTTATAG
- the LOC108214131 gene encoding uncharacterized protein LOC108214131 yields the protein MEWTTVQHLDLRHFGRNTKLLQPHAAAFHPSQSLVAAAIGTYIIEFDAYTGSKISSIDMGAAVVRMSYSPTSGHTVIAILEDCTIRSCDFDSEQTCVLHSPEKRMERISIDTEVHLALTPLLPVAFFGFHRRMSVTVVGTVEGGRAPTKIKTDLKKPIVNLACHPRLAVLYVAYADGLIRAYNIQTYAVLYTLQLDNTIKLFGAGAFAFHPTLEWVFVGDRRGTLLAWDVSTERPIMIGITQVGSQPLTSVAWLPTLRVLVTLSKDGTLQMWKTRVILNPNRPPTQANFFEPAAIESLDIPRILSQQGGEAVYPLPRIKAFEVHPKLNLATLLFANLAGSENWKNRAAYTREGRKQLFAVLQSARGSSASVLKEKLSSLGSSGILADHHLQAQMQEHHLKGHNQLTISDIARKAFLYSHFMEGHAKSAPISRLPLISVVDTKYLLKDVPVCQPLHLELNFFNKPNRVLHYPVRAFYVEGVNLMAYNLTTGAETIYKKLYTSIPGNIEFHPKYILYSRKQHLFLVVHEFNGTTNEVALYWENTDSQLANSKISTIKGQDAAFIGPNDNQFVILDEDKTGVALYVLPGGASVDVAKKNELAIENPTAVIEDDTDTGSVKGPIPFMFDTEVDRIFSTPIESTIIYATHGHKIGMSKLVQGYHLSTSDGNEDQFSSTRAEGKKSIKLKPNEIVLQIQWQETLRGSVAGVLTTQRVLIISADLDVLSKSSTKFDKGLPSFRSLLWVGPALLFSTATAVSVLGWDGKVRTILSTSMPNAVLVGALNDRLLLANPTEASPRQKKGIEIKNCLVGLLEPLLIGFATMQQYFEQKLDLSETLYQITSRFDSLRITPRSLDILATGSPVCGDLAVSLSQSGPQFTQVLRGTYAIKARRFSTALSVLKDEFLRSRDYPQCPPTSHLFHRFRQLGYACIKYGQFDSAKETFEVIGDFESMLDLFICHLNPSAMRRLAQKLEEEGTDSVLRRYCERILRVRSTGWTQGIFANFAAESMVPKGPEWGGGNWEIKTPFNLKDIPQWELAAEVTPYMRTDDGSIPSIVTDHIGVYLGLIKGRGNIIEVREDSLVKVLKPEGTEIRANGLQNSAVSSTANKTSGLPVGDSKAESLMGLETLTQSSSSTSVVDEQAKAEEEFKKSLYGTAGDGSSSDEDSTSKSKKLRIRIREKPVSSATVDVDKIKEATKQFKLGDALGPPVRTKSLTGPQPDFSLLNPQAVPSNVGTSSIPSVSAPTDPFGTDSLTQAAPVGQSVPMLKGPGVAAGPIPEDFFQNTIPSLQVAASLPPPGTFLSRMDQNSQGYDNNKVVPNQSNASVSDAGPSHGGLSQATQYPTMSFGLPDGGIPPQSAGQPSGMQQFQAQIPQHMGQTSGLQQVQAQRPISSQPLDLSSLEGPNSSNSGKPSAAPPSPKSVRPGQVPRGAAASFCFKTGLVHLEQNQLSDALSCFDEGFLALAKDQSRGADIKAQATICAQYKVAVTLLQEIGRLQKVQGPSALSAKDEMARLSRHLGSLPLLAKHRINCIRTAIKRNMDVQNFAYAKQMLELLLSKAPPGKQDELRSLIDMCVQRGLTNKSIDPLEDPSQFCAATLSRLSTIGYDVCDLCGSKFSALSSPGCIICGMGSIKRSDALTGSAQPNPFG from the exons ATGGAGTGGACGACCGTACAGCATCTAGATCTTCGCCATTTCGGGCGTAATACGAAACTGTTACAGCCTCACGCTGCAGCTTTTCATCCCTCTCAATCTCTCGTTGCTGCTGCTATCGGAACTTATATCATCG AATTCGATGCGTACACGGGAAGCAAGATCTCGTCTATTGACATGGGTGCTGCTGTGGTCCGTATGTCGTATAGTCCGACTAGTGGTCATACTGTCATTGCTATACTTGAG GATTGTACAATTCGGTCATGTGACTTTGACTCCGAGCAGACCTGCGTGTTACATTCACCTGAAAAGAGGATGGAGCGAATATCCATTGATACTGAAGTCCATCTTGCTCTGACTCCTCTCCTACCGGTAGCTTTTTTTGGTTTCCATCGTAGGATGAGTGTGACAG TTGTTGGAACTGTTGAAGGGGGAAGAGCGCCAACAAAAATAAAGACCGACCTGAAAAAGCCTATTGTGAATCTTGCTTGTCATCCTCGTCTAGCCGTGCTG TATGTAGCTTATGCAGATGGCCTTATCCGTGCATACAATATCCAAACCTATGCTGTCCTTTATACACTACAAC TTGATAATACTATTAAACTCTTTGGGGCTGGTGCTTTTGCTTTCCATCCAACATTGGAATGGGTTTTCGTTGGTGATAGAAGGGGTACGCTTCTAGCATGGGATGTTTCAACCGAGAGACCTATAATGATTGGCAT TACGCAGGTGGGTTCTCAACCATTAACCTCAGTTGCTTGGCTTCCAACTTTGCGTGTACTCGTCACATTATCTAAAGATGGAACTCTTCAAATGTGGAAAACACGAGTTATTCTGAACCCTAATAGACCTCCAACACAAGCAAACTTTTTTGAGCCTGCTG CGATCGAGTCTCTTGACATCCCTCGCATTCTATCTCAGCAAGGGGGAGAAGCTGTATATCCCTTGCCGCGAATTAAAGCATTTGAAGTTCATCCAAAACTGAATCTAGCAACGTTGCTGTTTGCA AATCTGGCAGGCAGTGAAAATTGGAAAAATCGTGCTGCATATACAAGGGAAGGAAGGAAACAACTATTTGCTGTTTTGCAAAGTGCAAGGGGATCTTCAG CTTCTGTTTTGAAGGAAAAACTCTCATCCCTGGGATCATCAGGAATCCTAGCTGATCACCATCTTCAAGCACAAATGCAAGAGCATCACCTAAAAGG CCACAACCAGCTTACAATCTCTGACATAGCAAGGAAGGCTTTTTTGTACAGT CATTTTATGGAAGGGCATGCCAAAAGTGCACCTATATCTCGGTTGCCTCTCATCAGTGTAGTAGATACTAAATATCTGCTAAAAGATGTTCCTGTTTGCCAG CCATTACATTTGGAGCTCAATTTCTTCAACAAACCAAACAGAGTTCTTCATTATCCTGTCAGGGCTTTTTATGTCGAAGGTGTAAACCTTATGGCCTATAACTTAACCACTGGAGCTGAAACTATTTACAAAAAGCTATACACATCG ATTCCTGGAAATATTGAATTTCATCCGAAATACATTTTGTACAGTAGAAAGCAGCACTTATTCCTTGTGGTACATGAGTTTAATGGCACTACCAATGAAGTGGCGCTCTACTGGGAAAATACTGATTCACAGTTGGCTAACAGTAAAATTAGCACTATTAAAG GTCAAGATGCTGCTTTCATTGGCCCTAATGATAATCAGTTTGTGATACTTGATGAGGATAAGACTGGAGTCGCATTATATGTTTTGCCTGGAGGGGCTTCAGTAGATGTTGCTAAAAAGAACGAATTAGCCATTGAAAACCCTACTGCAGTAATTGAGGATGATACAGATACTGGATCGGTGAAAGGCCCGATTCCGTTTATGTTTGATACTGAAGTTGATCGTATCTTTTCCACTCCGATAG AATCAACCATTATTTATGCTACTCATGGGCACAAGATAGGTATGTCGAAGCTTGTCCAAGGATACCACCTTTCTACTTCTGATGGCAATGAGGACCAGTTTTCATCTACAAGAGCAGAAGGGAAGAAGTCAATCAAGTTGAAACCAAATGAGATTGTACTTCAG ATTCAGTGGCAAGAAACTCTCAGGGGATCCGTTGCAGGAGTACTAACTACACAAAGGGTGCTTATTATTTCCGCAGACCTAGATGTGCTGTCTAAAAGCTCtacaaaatttgataaagggCTTCCTTCA TTTAGATCTCTTCTCTGGGTGGGTCCTGCACTTCTGTTTTCTACTGCGACTGCTGTCAGTGTGCTTGGGTGGGATGGAAAAGTGAGAACAATCCTTTCGACTAGCATGCCAAATGCAG TTCTTGTAGGAGCTTTGAATGATCGATTGTTGCTTGCCAACCCAACAGAAGCAAGTCCTCGACAGAAAAAGGGAATTGAGATAAAAAATTGCCTTGTTGGGCTTCTTGAACCTCTTCTTATTGGTTTTGCAACAATGCAACAATATTTTGAACAGAAGCTTGACCTTTCAGAAACATTATACCAAATAACATCAAG GTTTGACAGCTTGCGCATAACACCGAGATCTCTTGATATTCTTGCTACTGGCTCTCCTGTGTGTGGAGATCTGGCTGTGTCATTATCACAATCAGGTCCACAGTTCACACAA GTGTTGCGGGGAACTTATGCAATCAAAGCTCGTCGTTTTTCTACTGCGTTGTCTGTTCTGAAGGACGAGTTTCTTCGTTCAAGAGATTATCCACAATGCCCTCCAACCTCTCATTTGTTCCACCGATTTCGCCAGCTTGGATATGCATGTATCAA GTATGGTCAGTTTGACAGTGCAAAAGAAACATTTGAAGTTATTGGTGACTTTGAGAGCATGCTAGACCTATTTATCTGCCACCTAAATCCTAGTGCCATGCGTCGTCTTGCTCAAAAATTGGAAGAAGAGGGCACCGACTCAGTGTTGAGGCGATACTGTGAAAGGATACTAAGAGTTCGGTCTACTGGATGGACTCAAGGCATTTTTGCGAACTTTGCTGCCGAAAGCATGGTTCCTAAAGGACCTGAATGGGGTGGAGGGAATTGGGAGATCAAGACGCCCTTCAATCTCAAAGACATACCACAGtgggagttggcagctgaggtGACACCATACATGAGAACTGACGATGGAAGCATCCCTTCCATTGTGACTGACCATATTGGAGTTTACCTTGGGTTGATTAAAGGCAGGGGTAATATTATTGAGGTAAGGGAAGATAGCCTTGTTAAAGTACTTAAGCCAGAAGGCACTGAAATTAGAGCAAATGGACTACAAAATTCAGCAGTTTCTTCCACAGCTAATAAGACTAGTGGGTTGCCTGTTGGTGATTCCAAGGCCGAGTCATTGATGGGCTTAGAAACCCTTACCCAGTCTTCAAGTTCAACCTCTGTTGTTGATGAACAGGCCAAAGCCGAGGAAGAATTTAAAAAGTCACTCTATGGTACTGCTGGTGATGGTAGCAGCAGCGACGAGGACAGTACATCCAAATCTAAAAAGCTGCGGATAAGAATCAGAGAGAAACCTGTTTCTTCTGCTACTGTTGATGTGGATAAGATAAAAGAAGCCACAAAACAGTTTAAACTTGGTGACGCATTGGGTCCACCGGTGAGGACCAAGTCTTTAACTGGTCCACAACCAGATTTTAGTCTTTTAAATCCTCAAGCTGTTCCCTCTAATGTCGGAACGTCATCAATTCCTTCAGTTTCTGCACCAACCGATCCATTTGGAACAGACTCGTTGACACAGGCTGCACCTGTAGGACAGAGTGTTCCCATGCTTAAGGGACCCGGAGTTGCAGCTGGGCCCATCCCCGAGGATTTTTTCCAGAATACAATACCATCCCTCCAGGTTGCTGCATCACTGCCTCCTCCTGGTACTTTCCTATCAAGAATGGATCAAAATTCTCAAGGGTATGATAACAATAAGGTTGTGCCAAACCAGAGTAATGCATCGGTTTCTGATGCTGGTCCATCACATGGTGGTCTTTCACAAGCCACTCAATACCCTACTATGTCCTTTGGGCTTCCAGATGGTGGCATTCCACCACAATCTGCGGGACAACCTTCTGGCATGCAACAATTTCAGGCTCAGATACCACAACATATGGGACAAACTTCTGGTTTGCAGCAGGTTCAGGCTCAACGGCCAATCTCCAGTCAACCCCTTGACCTTAGTTCTCTTGAAGGGCCGAATTCTTCAAATTCAGGCAAACCTTCTGCAGCTCCACCGTCACCGAAATCTGTGCGTCCTGGTCAG GTTCCTCGCGGGGCAGCTGCTTCATTTTGTTTCAAGACTGGACTGGTACATCTTGAGCAAAATCAACTGTCAGATGCTTTATCCTGCTTTGATGAAGGTTTTCTTGCACTGGCAAAGGATCAATCTCGTGGAGCTGACATTAAGGCACAAGCCACCATTTGTGCCCAGTACAAGGTTGCAGTTACTCTTCTTCAG GAAATTGGGCGATTGCAGAAGGTCCAAGGTCCTAGTGCCCTCAGTGCTAAGGATGAAATGGCAAGATTGTCTCGTCACCTGGGTTCATTACCTCTTCTTGCAAAACATAGAATAAACTGCATCCGCACTGCTATTAAAAGAAATATGGACGTGCAGAATTTCGCTTATGCTAAGCAAATGCTTGAGCTCCTCTTATCTAAAGCTCCTCCTGGCAAACAAGATGAGTTGAGAAGCCTTATTGACATGTGTGTACAGAGGGGGCTGACCAACAAGTCCATTGATCCATTAGAAGATCCCTCACAATTTTGTGCTGCTACGCTAAGTCGCCTTTCAACTATTGGCTACGATGTTTGTGATCTCTGCGGGTCCAAGTTTTCAGCACTTTCTTCACCTGGCTGTATCATCTGTGGCATGGGAAGCATTAAAAGGTCAGATGCCCTCACAGGTTCTGCTCAACCAAATCCATTTGGTTAA